The Jaculus jaculus isolate mJacJac1 chromosome 14, mJacJac1.mat.Y.cur, whole genome shotgun sequence nucleotide sequence AAATACATTTATCATAAATCATTGCACAAGTAAGCATATAGGTACTTTTATGCAATGGAAACAAGATGTCCATGAAACAACTATTATTACAGTTGATGTACCCTAATATTTTTTATGTACCTTCCAcactaaaatgagaaaaagaagctGATTATAATTCCATAAATTGTTATCTCATCCCATTTACTGATAATGACTCTCATTTTGAAAATGACAGCTTTAATGAATGGTAAAATGTTCACATTTCACCAAAGCATGTAAAAGTTATAGGTAAACACCTGGGCAAAGTAAAAAGCTATAAGCTAacaatttcaaaagaaatgtCAGCCAAAATAATTTCAGTATTATATATTCTATTGGCAATAATAAACCAATATGTTATGCAATAAAATACTCTGAAAATTCTAAGGGCTGGGAATATATAGCTAAGAGGTGGCACACTGGCCCTGGGTTTTATGCTGAGtatcaaattttaaaagatactgtTGATGTAcaatttaagatttattattttatttttctttgaatcaAGTTTTGCTTTTGCCACCTGTCAATTTCACCATTAAAGTTATTGGATTAGCTCAAGTTCTTTTATGCTGGGACCCAAATCCTGACCAAGAGCAAGGGAATGCTAACCTGCAATATCACGTGAAAATAAATGCCCCCGAAGAAGACGATGTAAGTGTTTGTTTTAATGGTAATCACTGCTTTCAGCAGATATTCCTTATCATACTCTATCGAATGGCATTTTCAATGAAAATCTATTGTCTGTTGTTATATTTCCAGTAGGAGGAGTAGTGAACTACTCCATGCTTATTAACATGAAAACAACCACAGAAAGGTTTACCTTGAAAATAGTTCTTTCCTTTAAGAAGGAatatttaataactttttaaGTACAGTGGGTTAGATGTTACTTTTGCATTTCTTCTAAAATGGCaataagaacaaagaaagaagcacAGTAAAACAGGAACCGAATGGggtcataaaaattaaattgaatgcATGCTCTTTGCAACCTTAAACCAAGCACTTGACTTCTCAGAGCCTCAGGTTTGCTACAGAAATGTGGTAACACATCTGCTATCAGGCATGGAATAAAGTGCAAGAAAGAGGCGGTTTGCATTAACCATGAGTACAGTTATGGAATTTTGGAGATTTTCCTGTCAAGAACCTGCATAAGGAAAAGAGACCAGAAGGGGATATGGGCTCTAGGGTTGAGAACCAAAGGGAATGTGAGCCTATCATATGTTGTTTGATGTAATAAGAGGAATAAGTTCCTGCATCATTGAGGAAATATGTTGTTATTGCAATGCTTTGTTCTTcacttgtgagtgtgtgtatacacgcacgtgtatgtgtgtatggtgcatgcatggggtcagaggacaacttcagcaTGTGGGTTCTTGTctttctcctgtttcagacttgTTTGCCAAATACCATTAATCACTCATCTATCTCCCTagctttattcttattttcttctaATAAGATTGCTTCATTGTATTTAATTTGTGTATCATTTCAAAGGTAGAATATATGGcttatctgatttttaaaagttattctaATGATTTTTTTCCATCATGTATCATGACTGGCGGGCTTTATGTTTAGTATGAAACCAGGAAGACAAAAAGCAAGTGTGTGGCCCCACTTCATCAAGGCTTTGCTGCCAGTGTGCAGACCATCCTGTGGAACAACGGCTTCCTCAGAGCTAGCAGTTGGGTTTCTGCTGAACTTAAAACCCCACCAGGTAAGGAAAATCACTCattattgagggttttttttttcagtttttcagattctgcaaaagaggggaaaaaattaaaaaagaaaacccttgcTCCTTAACTATTCACCTGTACATGCCAATACATTTCCATGTCATCCATATCCCACAAAGTCTGTTCAGATTCTTCTTTCCATAGCCCTTTCAGTTCCATCTGGCACATCCCTGAGAGATTCCCACTGCCTCCATACTGGCCTCCAGAGGAAGTTGGAGTTTCTGAGACATAAAAGCAGCTCAAtttccatacacacatacacacatacacacacacacacacacacacacacacacacgcgcgcgcgcgcacacacacacacacacacatacatacacacacaccaggaaaaagaaagaagtcagcCATTAGATCCTGCAATCCTTGAGTGCAGCAAACTACAACTCTCTCAGTCCCTTGCCTAAGAGCATTTTGCCCTTCTTTTGTTCACATCGCTGCGTAAGAAGATCATGCCTACTGTTAATGAGCCTTCTTTCACTATACCAAGTGTATGAGATAATACAcatattttggttcatggtttgggAATTCCAGTCCATCACCAGTTAGCCACCTGCTTTCAGGTGGTGTGGTAAAGCAGTACACCGTGGTGGAAGCATGCAGTAAGTTGCCATAGCCAGGAAGCAGAAGAGGCAAAGGTCTTACCATCCCTTTTGAGGGCATGTCTCAATGACCAGAAGATGGCCCATTTAGGCCCCCAACCCTTCAAAGGTTTTACCGCTTCCCAAAAGCTCCATGGAATCTGGAACAACACCTTCAAGTAGACTTTGCCGGACATTTAGCCAGACCTGTTGAGCTGTGTTGGTGACAAAACAGACCTTCTCATTTACTGTGCTTTGTCTTTATCATACACCAGCAACTTCACCATAGCCTTGATTCTAAGTAAAGAAACCATCTAAGTAATACAAAGAGATACAAATATGAGTCATGGTGTGCCTTATATTGAACCATAATTTCACGTCTATGTCATGAATAACTGGATcatttatatgtaatttatttttcagtatcaaatttcttttttttttcaagttggaAATCATGCAGTGTTTTATTTAAGggaacattaaaacaaaacaaaacaaaaaaccctaataGAATGGGATATAAATCCAGATTCCTTTGTCAATATACGAAAATTGAACTTTAGCAAGATTTTGAAGTttcaatttttaaacatattaaaaacTCCATGATTGGAACTAATTCAGAGCAGTGCTCCTAAGTGTGATATGACTTAACCAAGCACTATGCTGCACGGAAATACTGGCCTTCACCATTACTGTCCAGTGAACAAGACTACTCCAGCCATGCAATGTCAACACAGAGAGTACTTCTGGGATAAGAATCACAACCCCAAACCAGAGCAACCTGCGCTGGGGTTCCTGCTCCTACGCTCACACAGCCTGTGCTGGGGTCACTCCTGTGTTCACACAGCCAGTCTTTTCTACTTGGGGTTTCTGAGACATCCATTGCTAGCACTGCATCTCTCCCAAGACGTGAGCAGGTACTGGTAACCTGCTAgaccatataaataaaattagaaggcTGTGGAGGGCAGCAAATTTATTTAAATAGTGACTCCATAAAtgtgtcatctgtaaataatccTTTAAAATAATCTTCATCTCTGCCTTTTTGTGTATTATATACATTTCTATTTATATAAAATGCATAGAATTCATTACTAAAAACACTGAAATTTATGGGGAAAATCAAGTCCTTCATTTTCAGTGTGACTAAAGATGTACTGCTGGTTTTGATTTTATGATCTAatactgtaatttttaaaatcaacttcAGGCACATGTATGTCAGTGATTGTTAAATAAAACACTGCTTGTGTTAATATAGTAAAGGAAAATGTATCCATGGTTGGCTTATTGTCAGTGCTCTAGTAGGGCTGTACTAGTGTCAAATTTCTTTAACTCCAGTTTCTACATACTCCAATACAAATTGACactaattaaatattatttatgccATCAACCAAATGAAAATTTATACCAAATGATTCCTTCAAATGGAAACTTTGAGATAagctgactatatatatatatatatatatacatatatatatatatattattataatataatatatatataaagagagagagaatagttatAGATATCcatctatgtgtatgtgtatatatatatatgtatatatatactatatttgtttatatatatatatgtatatacaaatatagTACAATTACAGCTGATTTAAACTAAAAGacctcttcctcttccatctATTCTCACTTAggtgatatttttttctgttcctggCCCCAAATGCTTGTTCCCTTCATTAAGTAATCATAGAAAGGCTAGAATTTCCCACTCTGTTCTTGACAGCACAGACAAAATTTTGGCAAATGCTGTTGGAAATAATCATAAAAGAGTTTCATATAAAATCCCagacttctttaaaataaaaaccacaggGGACCTTCACAAGCTAATATGCACTGGCTCTCCAACATTATGGTATCATCTCACAGCTTTGCTCAACTCATCCCATTCTAAGTAGCAGATTACATGCACCTGTGTACTTCATAAAATTtggatacaaataaatacatcacACTATCTGATGGAAAGAGTTTCTGAACACCTTTCTTGACCAACCTCATTCACACCTGGAGAAAATTTAATCCAGATGTGGTAAGAACCAGTGCCTTACAGTAGTTGGCAAATATGGTATTACATCACTAATGTTGCTGAGCACTAACCTCCAAATAACAATATACGGCACTGCTTTTGAACTTTGAGATATGCATGTAATGGACACAACCCACTCACCTCCAGTCTAAGTAGCTGGAGCTTTGTATAAGCATCTATAAATAGGTCATTGTAGTCACAATCAATAGAGATTCAAACGAAGTACAAAATTCAGAAGGTATTATGCCAagtctggtttttatttatttattttttggacacCTAGGATCTCCTGGAACCTCAGTTGTGAATTTAACTTGCATCACGAACACTGTTGCATCTAATCCTACACACTTAAGGCCATACAAGGTTTCTCTTCGATGCACCTGGCTTGCTGGCAAGGACGCCCCCGAGGACACGCACTACTTCCTTTACTATAGGTTAGTGCCTATTTTTACTTATGCAAATGACTTATTTCCTTTTGCCTTATAAAATCTCATGGGTGTTCCTGTCTAGGTATGGCTCTTGGACTGAGGAATGCCAAGATTACAGTAAAGACACACTCAACAGGAATACTGCATGCTGGTTTCCCACGACGTTTATCAATGGCAAAGGGCTTGAGTGGCTTGCAGTGCATGTTAATGGTTCAAGCAGGCTTACTGCAATCAAGCCCTTTGATCAGCTGTTTGCTCTGCATGCCATTGGTAAGACAGACTTATCCATAAATGGAAATAATGGTAGGGAGGGCATGGTGAcaagagcttgaggcagctggtcacactcagccctcagtgaggaagcagagtgataaaTGCTCCtgcccagccagctctctccttttgaaATAGTTCAGGACTCCaccccatggaatggtgcttccCACAGTTAAGGTAGGTCTTCTACTCAAGATAACCTCTCACAGACATGTGCAGAGGCTAACCTTATCTGGCAGTTCCCTACAGATGATCCTAAGTCCTATCAAGTTGATAATCAGTACAAATCATCCCACCATTCAATCCATGCTCAAAAAATTGCTGGTCAGGTTTCCACACTTCAGCTCTACTGGAAGTTATCAGAGTCTGTTCTGGACATTATCAACATCCATAGCTCCTATGAGCTATCTTCTCCTCTAGTTCCCCTAACCTGTGGACAAAGCATGCCTCATACATGTTCTTTTTAAGGAAAATTTTTCCCCAGTTGAAAATGACTGCACTAGAAGATGTTAAGTAAGTGCTTAAAGAAGCTCATATtgtgttggagagatagcttcatggctaaggcactttcctgtgaagcttaaggacccatgttcaactctccagatcccacgttagccagacgtacaaagatGAGGcccgtgcaaggtcacacgtgcccattAAGtaccacaagtgtctggagttcaattgtaaaggctgaggccctggtgtgtcaattatctgtctctaaaaaataaaaaataaattaaaaaagttcaTATTCATTAGTCTAACTGATTTCAAGACATACTGCCCATAGGTCTTATGAAAGGTAGATTGGCTCCACCCAGAACAATTATGAATATTTTCCTCGCAAAGTATTCCCTGAGATTTCCAAAGGAATTCAGGATTCCCTTCCTGCTCCTAAAGCTAATCTACCTCTATTCCTCACAGATTCCATGTATAAGCTTCTTAACCATTTGGACCCATCCTACATGTTATTGAGTTAAATTCTATCCCTTTTACAATGATGTCATCAGCTGTGAACATGTTATTCAAGATTTCATCTACTCAATTCTCAAAAGAGAGGGCGCTTTTCCTCATCTTAGATAGTTCTACTAACAAGGTACATCAGCAACCTTTCacataacattctttttttttttttgagagcgacagacacagagagaaagacagatagagggagagagagagaatgggcgtgccagggcttccatcctctgcaaacgaactccagatgtgtgtgcccccttgtgcatctggctaacgtgggacctggggaactgagcctcgaactggggtccttaggcttcacaggcaagcgcttaaccgctaagccatctctccagccccacataacaTTCTTGGTCCTTAACATTCCAGACTTCAATAGTAGGAAGGATTATTAGCATGGATTGTGGAGCCAGGCTACCAGGGCTGGGCTCCTTGCTCCTCTGCTACGGATTGAGCCTGAGGTCTCTATATGCgaaacaagtgctctaccactaaggcACTCCTCCAGCTTTCTACTAATTACAACAGTGGCCTATGCTGGATGCTCTCCTGTGGTTCATTCTTCTGATCTGAAAAATAAGGTTAGTGAATCCTCTTTGTGAGGTTTTGTGAGAATTAAGTACAGCAGCACCTAAAAGTGAGTGTAGATCAGTCTAGCATCACTGTTAAATAAGTACACTTAAATATCACTGAAAAGGCAAGATTTAGCCTGTGACATATTTGCATCAAATGGAGCATACTGTTTTTAGATGCAAGTctaatagactggcctttttgtttatgtgtgtgtgtgagagagagagagacgataagagagggagagaattgttgtgccagggtctccagacactgtaataaaattccagatgcatgcgctaccttgtgtacatgtgcaaccttgcatgcttgtgtcagcTGGTACATCTAGCTtgatgggacctagagagtcaaacatgggttcttaggcttcacaggcaagtgccttaactgctaagccgtctctccagccctaaatggagTATATCTTTATTTAAAGAATCGTAGTCCTTCCTAAGAGGCTATACATTTCTCATAATATATATCTCTTAGATTACTTTAAAATGTCACTTTCACAAAAATGGGCCTTAAAACATGCTGAAGGAGACCCGGGAAACAATGATAATGTGAAAGTGGATATGACGTGGTAGAGAGCAcagggatttattttattttattttcatttttctcaggcTAGTTCCTAATGTGACTGagagaaataagtacatttttataaagaattttctGCTTAGATAATGATAGGCTCTGTAGTTTACCTCTAAGGCTCAGTAAGGGTGATATCTAAGTCATATAATGTAAGACAAGAATTCTTAACTAGAAGTAATTTCCATTCCCCTTACATTGTCATAAGACTATCAAGTGAGACTTCATGGGGTAGGAGGGAGAAATTCACAGTTGTAAATAAAGACTCATTTGgttctgtcttctctttttacacacacaaaaactggTACTTCCTGTTCTGgccccaaaacaaaataaaaactgaagccCAGAAGGGGGAAGTGATTTGCTCAGAATCCACACCTGCTatgaagtggcaagagactcaAGGGCAATGTTCTCTCCATGGCCAGTTTTGACCTGTGCTTGGTCTAAACTGGAAAGTAAAAGGAATGATGGACTGAGCCTTGCAGTCAGTTAACAGGGGAAGGGATACACAATCACTTCCATCTGGAGTAGTCATCTTTGCGGTCTACAAGCAGGAGTCGTTACAGCCCAATTGTTCCAGGAGCCTTATGGGAAGTCACCAGCATCCTGTGGCTTGGATATTAGTTGAGTGAGACCTGATGTCAAATCCTGAGAGGAGAAATTCCTTTAAAGTTAGTAATGCCTTGAGACGAGTGGGTGGATAAAGCCACCAGCCTTGATCACCCATTCATTCTAAAGGGTTGTCACTGGCCTCTCCATCTCTAACTTAGATCAAGTGAATCCTCCAATGAATGTCACAGCTGAGACGGAAGGAACTCATCTCTCTATCCAGTGGGAAAAACCAGTGTCTGCCTTTCCAACCCAGTGCTTTGACTATGAAGTGAGGATTTATAACACGAAGAATGGTTATGTTCAGGTAATTCTGCATGTCTATCAATGACAAagatccattaaaaaaaaaaaatgtcaccagCGACAGCTCTGGGTGTATGTAAGAACTAGCAAAGTAAAAGTTAACTTCCATCTTTACAGAATGTAATAAGTGCTTTAAGACTTATGTTTTGAAAGGACTTACTTTTGGttgaaaataatacaaagatTCATGTGAAAACTCATTTTAGCTTTGATAAAAACATGAAGGAATGCAACTGCTAAAGGAAACAGGGCAGCAAGTcttcaaaaggaaacaaaattacCACTACAGCCCATGATTCTAATTCTAGACTTATATAGTAAGAAATTCAAGATAGAGCCTCCAAAGGATGCTGAGTCCATGTTCATAGATGCATGATTCACAATAGTCAGAGATGGAAGCAGTGCCCGTGTCCATTAACAGATGagcaaagccaagtgtggtgccacacacctgt carries:
- the Il5ra gene encoding interleukin-5 receptor subunit alpha, with the translated sequence MVPALLILLKATTLQADLLPDKKFLLLPPVNFTIKVIGLAQVLLCWDPNPDQEQGNANLQYHVKINAPEEDDYETRKTKSKCVAPLHQGFAASVQTILWNNGFLRASSWVSAELKTPPGSPGTSVVNLTCITNTVASNPTHLRPYKVSLRCTWLAGKDAPEDTHYFLYYRYGSWTEECQDYSKDTLNRNTACWFPTTFINGKGLEWLAVHVNGSSRLTAIKPFDQLFALHAIDQVNPPMNVTAETEGTHLSIQWEKPVSAFPTQCFDYEVRIYNTKNGYVQVEKVTTNKFISNIDGISKYSIQVRAAVSSACRAAGRWSEWSQLIYVGQEEQRPLAEWFLIVLTATSCFILITFSLICRICHLWTKLFPPIPAPKSSIKDLFVMTDSGKAGSTETEVEVVSYVDEPGFEVLESSTF